The Solea senegalensis isolate Sse05_10M unplaced genomic scaffold, IFAPA_SoseM_1 scf7180000014943, whole genome shotgun sequence genome contains the following window.
CTTCCTTGGTTTTGTTTAATGGTGGATATAATTTTTCGTGTCCAGATGAGTTATTCTTTCACTGTGTTCTGTTTGCTCCCTGCGGTGGGACGATCATGACGTTTCCCCTAGCGGCTGTAGTACAGCACTCTACTGCCCTCTCTCTTCCCTTCTACTTAAACACTGACAGGCTGCTTGTCTGAAGGTTTCTGCTGCTGGGCACGCCACCTGCTggagtcacagacacagtccaTGACACTGCAGGGCCATCTCTGTTTGAATCTTTGGACTCCTACAGGTTATAAACATGACATCACGTTGGAGAATTGCACGTTTGGCTTGGCAGGACACCAAAAATGAAGCGTTGTCGCGTCGTGTTTATGTAATCCCGGCCTGTTTAGTATTCTCCGGCTTGTTTTTCATCGCCCTGACACAAATGCACCCAACCTGCTAATGTGCGATAAATGAAAAAGAGCGCCAAACAGAGGCTACCCTTGCAACAACTTGGTGATGCCGTGAGGGCAAGCATATGAGAATTCTGTGAGGTCCGCTGACTCAATCCGTTTGATTACTCACAGGCCTGTCACCTCATCTCCGACACTGGCCTTGTCCAGCAACAGACGAACTGTACAGCGCTCAGTGTGGGAGCTGCAAACGAATGCTGCTGAAGAGTGAGGCCTCACATCAGCACCGAGTGAAACAAACAGAAGTCAGCTGCTGGCATGTTTTCTGAGGCAGAACGGGTCATTAAGTCCCCGCATCTGTCAGTCCCCGCACTGGCCTCCATACTGTGTTGTCTGCAGGGACAAACTGTCAGTGAAGATCCTCTGCAAAAGTCAAGTGTCTCTTAATTGTCATCTCGGGCAGTCAATCAAAGAGTAAatgtcccccccccacacacacacacaccatattaCCACATTCAAATACCACAATGTCATAAGGTTAAAGAGTTGTGTCCAtatgagattattattattgagacTTAATGTACTGGTTAGTTTGCTTCTCAGATAAATGCATAAGCAAGTTCCTCCATCTGTGACAAATGTGCTTTCCCTGACCTACATTTGAATGAGCTAAGCTGTACTGTCGTATCACATATAACGAGCGGTTGAAACAGTATATAAACAAgctctaaaaaaataaaatgtaaaaaaaaaacatgatttactgAGCTGGGAAAATTTAATGAGctatgatatatacatatatatatatagagagagagagagagagaatgttgtTTCTAACTTTATTGTAACATATCCATGAAATatgggaaacatgtatgcaaagaaaaataaaacagtgtgacacataaacaacagcatgaccctggctctcttaaacctggagtggaaccctgttacttgtctttcattttcatgtggaCAAATATCTGCTTTGAAAAAGGGTCCATTACGCCATGTTACTCAAGACATGCTTGATCATGTACATGCACATGTATGGACTGTGTATATACTGATATATTCTACATGTACAGTAGTTGGACAAAAATAATCAGTACGCCTCATAATGATATCAATATAGCAATCTGATGATGTCTTATTACTTTTAATCACGCCATTTTGTCTGTGTATAAGATGAAAATCTCTTGAGACATATGTGATATGATATAACTGCACCTGTAGTCTGCCCATGCTGTTGGTGGCAAAAGTACAAACATGATCTGCTACCTTCTCTAACCACACTagactctttttatttttacaagaGCAATGTGAAGTTTATTCAATTTTCTTACACATTTAAGTGCAATTAAATGAGTCAATTGTGCGTTTtatctatataaaaaaaagcactttagtACCAGTCACTTTAAATTTTGGTCCCTCAACCACCTGAAACTTAATGTCCCTTTATTTCCTGGTTTGCCTTGCTACAGCGCACAGAGTTTATAATAACTAGAAGTCTGTCCTTGTTAACCACAACACAGCATATGCTGCTTCTCCTTTTTTATTACGACTGAATTTATTGTCTCCAAGGGGAAATTATTTCTCACAACAcggcaacaacagcaacagactTAACAAACTCAGCATACTTCCCCACCACCCATCCACTCTTAGACATGAAACGGTTCTGATCATGAAACAGTTGTGATCCCACTCAGTGTGGTGTGATGGCTGTGGGAATGAGGCTTCTATTCAAAGCCCTGTGCCTACACCCTGAGGGCAGTCAAATTAGATGTTCATTGAGTGGGTGTGTGAAGtcttgttttattgaaattgTGATGCAAATATTGGTCTTGTTAAGTTTTTGCAGCAGTGTTGGTTACCTTTGCGAGTAAcaggtcaaattttggacagagagcaaaaaaaagcagGTGGAACGGTACTTGGATAAAGTAGCAGTAGTATATGAAGAGCAACATGAAGTTCTTTGAGTGAGTTTTTTCATTCCTTTCAGCATATACACATGAATCTTTTGTCTTATTCCATCAACCTGCCAAGGGGCGACATGTGTAAATTAGTCAATGGCTATAATCTAGCATATTTACACGTTGATGCTCATTCATTTGCAGAGAAAAtccttgaataaataaataaataaaggtgttGTAGATAACATCATCAGTAACAAATATGAGTGTATATTTAAAGAATTTTGTTTTCCCATATTTATTTGAGCACTGTTCTCATCTCAATCACACAGACTTCCACGACAATCTCCTCAATCCTCAATCTCACCAAACATATTCAATACAAAACATTAAATAGTCTGAAGTTTCAaaatatctataaaaaaaaaaaagacttgacagaacaaacaaatggatgatattattataatgacatGACATTGTGAGAGGCGTGTTCCAAAATACAGCATTACATTTGTGCACATATGGGTTTAGAATCATAACTTGACACTGATAAGAAGTGAAATTTGAAGACGGTATGATTTATTCAGTAGCACAAATATTCAAAGAATAGACGCAGTGTTGTATTTTGGAACCAACTCCTTCGTACATACACAGTACAagtacatacagtgtgtgtgtgtgtgtgtgtgtgcatgcattatCAAAAGCCCGAGATGTTTCCCTGCATTCCACACTCTTCACAGAACTTAGCCAGATGGCAACTTATAAGAAAATCTCTTTAAAAATATGGGCTGCCCTCTGCCAACAAAAGTTACATTTTCATACAACAGAAAGTCAGAAAGCAGATCTGCTGAGGctggtgacaaaaaaacaaaaaacacacatacacatccaaCAGCCTCTACTCCCCCGACCCTGAGAACTACACACTAGATTTAAGCTTTAACCACAAAGCTCAAAGTAGATCCCCTAACAGTCAGGTTGGAAGATGTCGTCATGTTTCGTGCTGGAGCCCGAGGTGTAGGGGGTCCGTGAGGATCCACGTCTATCTGTCTCCGCAGGTCTTTGCGAGCTCATACGGACGCGCCTTAATCATGTTTGCCCTTGCCTTTAGGTGCGCCTTCGTTCCAGgccacataaacaaacaaagccaaaacCACGTGCACAGCGAGCACGGCAACAATGGCGGCGTAGAAGTAGCTGTCAGAGCTCGACATCTTCATCGAACCTGGGACAAGAGGGGcgaagaggagaggatgagtcAAAGAGATCAGACGACTATGTGACATGACTTCAACTTTGAAAGACCAAATATCTTGTCCATATCACAGCTGCTTTTTTTGATATTCATATTTTGCCCATTTTCGTTGTGTTTTAGTCTTGTTATCTGgcgtaatattttaaaaaacctCACCAAAGaatgaatgtactgtatttttgaACAGATATTCTGATAAAGTATAAtacttattataaaataataagtaTTTTTTCTCTGATATATTGACTACAGAATTCTTgatattcatattcattcatatttgataTACTAATCATCCTAAATTTCAATAGGCAACAGAACAGGCACAAACAATATTTGTGTAACTAGCGGTTCCTATTTTGGTCACTGTCATAAAATGACATGGCTTTAACAAGATGCCAGTTAGGACACAagtacttttcctcagagctggtgttgtgttgtgtcgtgACATCATAACAAGCCTTGCTAtgatatgctttttttttctggatatAGAATATTGCAATTTTTATGTTGATTTTctgcaacaaaaaacataagaataacacaaaacaaagccaaaagGGAACCAAAATAAAGGAATCACATTACACTGTCCAAATAGTTGTACTATCATAAAGCCAAGTTTAAGCAAAACAGTTATATGATTCTGCTTCAAACTGGTTTGTTTTACCACTACTTTTTATCTAATTACCTGATATTCACCTTTTACGGATATGTAAGGgatcactttattaggaacactaGTTTCACCCTTTGGTCTCCAACTAGCCTCAGTTATTTGTCACATGGTGCTGGAAACACCCTTTGAGTATCAGCTCCGTGTTTTATGTGATAACATCACAGAGCTTAAGCTGATTTTTCAGCTGTCAATTTgcaaaaagatgtttttgttgGATTCCGATCTGGTGACTGAGGAGGCCAGTGAACTACTCCGTTTGACCTTTTTACATGCTGTTATGCTGGAAGCAGTTATTACAATATACAAGTATAAACTGTGGCCATAATAAAGGAATGACAATGCTCTAACAGGCTGTgatattcaaaataaaggtgaGAAAAATTTTGAATTCATTGCAACTTGCTCCTGAAAGATTATGTAATTCTCATTTGCAACATTCTTACTTAAAAagaacattcttcttcttttggttcATGGCAGTTGGGATGCATAATGTTCCATCTGTATTACCACCTCCGTCTGAGTCCTTACTCACCATTATTACTACTTCCCTGAAACTGCTCTGTACATTCCAAATTACTTTTGTTCTGCTTCTATGCTTACAGTCACATGGCCAGGTCAAAGGGAAAATGATTCAGGACACATGCTGCTACAAGGTGGTATAACGGGGGTCTACTTgcaatatcatttaaaaaagatttcTAGGCACATTCTTTGGATTGTTGTGTGTGAACATCTCAAGAGATGCAGTTTCAGAAAAACATAAACCAGGTAATCTGAGACTGaaatattttttactcaaatcTTCTGACCTGGATCTTCCTGACAACATTTCTGCTGCATGATTGGATGAAGGGGGAAATGCATACAAAACATGTGGGTCTATGAGTTGTTGTAGGGGTATGTTAGCCCCTTGTGAATAATTTACAAATAGTGGTGTCAtaaacattgtgtttaaaaaaataaaagccaacaAATTGTCATacacttaaattaaaaaaagtaaatatgatctattataatatataatcttTGGGTTTTAAACTGCAAACAAAGGCTCAGAGGATCTTGTCCTGAGGGAATTCACCCGTCTTCACACCTTTCCAAGATGCATAGATGACAATGTTTCAGCGATACAGATGGAAAGACTCTATTTAGACAATCTATAGTGCATGCTCTAAAATGTGTGGCACAAGTGCAATAAGGCAATGTCCAACTTCAATTTTGCTACTTGATTCCTGGGTTTGTTTTGGGTGTAAAGCCAAGAAGAATTTTGCTTTTCACGCCCTTTAAAAGCCAGGTGTGTCAGATGTTTAATTTATGAATTTGTTCTCCCTTATATCACTCAATATActgaatatgtttgtgtttaggaATATGTCAACGTAGACAGAACTCATTTTCTGGAAAATGGTCTGCAGATTAATCACAAGGTGAAACCGTAATCAGATTTTCTGCAAGAATAATATCAATAATtggataacaacaataaaacctaATCAGTTAGGATCTGGTTACAATACAAAACTGATCAGGAACAAAGCAAAGActtgaagaggaagagaggagctTGTGGCAGCAACCTCCTTCCATATTCATTATCACTGAAACAGAATAACACCAGGGTGACTCATGCTGACCTGCAAGTACAAACAAGGTAGTGTTACAAACATTTCCCACAACCTTACCCTCAAAGATGTACGCCTTTGATGCAAAGTACAGTCCGATGGGTAATGTGACCATGAGGATAGTGAAGAACAGCAGTGTCTTGAGGGCTGAAACCAGGGAGCCTTCATTTCTGCAGAGGTGTATAAGTTCATGAGTCAGATGAGTTCATACAACAgccacctcactgttgagaAGTGACTAGATCAAGACATACTATCTCCCGATGTGGGGATGTCCCTTGTCCTTGATTAATGTTGTAATGTGGGTTAACACCAaattatgaa
Protein-coding sequences here:
- the vma21 gene encoding vacuolar ATPase assembly integral membrane protein vma21 encodes the protein MDGPVRAPSDYAAGPPPYARGNEGSLVSALKTLLFFTILMVTLPIGLYFASKAYIFEGSMKMSSSDSYFYAAIVAVLAVHVVLALFVYVAWNEGAPKGKGKHD